A region of Chloracidobacterium sp. DNA encodes the following proteins:
- a CDS encoding sigma-70 family RNA polymerase sigma factor, with the protein MAEVESSEITQILQDWNNGDELARERLLNFVYDELKRQARYLMSRERSDHTLQPTALVHEAFLKMGDAVNVIWKDRSHFYGFASHLMRQILVDHARLHAADKRGNNPLRISLDDIEIPVSDRASSIVAIDDVLNRLAEIDEQQAQIVEMRFFGGMTNTEIATTLDISERTVGREWQTAKIWLYRELSSN; encoded by the coding sequence ATGGCTGAAGTTGAGTCCTCAGAGATCACGCAAATACTTCAGGATTGGAACAACGGTGACGAACTGGCCCGCGAGCGGCTGCTGAACTTTGTCTATGACGAACTAAAGCGTCAGGCCCGCTACCTGATGTCACGCGAACGTTCCGACCATACGCTGCAACCGACCGCTCTCGTTCATGAGGCGTTTCTGAAAATGGGCGATGCAGTAAATGTCATATGGAAAGACCGCTCTCATTTTTACGGTTTTGCATCGCATCTTATGCGGCAGATATTGGTGGACCATGCCCGTCTTCACGCTGCGGATAAGCGTGGAAACAATCCGCTGCGCATATCCCTCGACGACATAGAAATTCCTGTTAGCGACAGGGCATCATCAATAGTTGCCATCGATGATGTCTTGAACAGACTCGCTGAGATCGATGAGCAACAAGCACAGATCGTCGAAATGCGCTTTTTCGGCGGCATGACAAATACTGAGATCGCAACCACGCTCGATATCAGCGAACGCACGGTCGGACGGGAATGGCAAACAGCCAAGATCTGGCTATACCGCGAACTCAGTTCGAACTAG